The Plasmodium berghei ANKA genome assembly, chromosome: 12 genome contains a region encoding:
- a CDS encoding thioredoxin-like protein, putative gives MYIYTFIYLYMSRILRRMLFLPLFSTAIIYLFIRNSLLSYIFIKHNNVVNCLSKRNQTIWSTILSEKNISTNNTNRMREKNGSTRKRNKINSIFFLNLKKKKLPHLLAFHSEDCEYCNSMEPLLKKLKDEEGIEFLKLEMYENSYNFELLQQLDYNNLCGGLPYYYNLKTHYNICGATTYHNLRKWAFDKKCNPNEPPNDEI, from the coding sequence aTGTATAtctatacatttatatatttatatatgtctCGAATTTTAAGGCGGATGCTTTTTTTACCCCTTTTTTCGACTGCAAttatttatctttttattCGAAACTCTTTACTAagctatatatttataaaacataaCAATGTAGTAAATTGTTTAAGTAAAAGAAATCAAACAATTTGGAGTACCATATTAtcagaaaaaaacatatcCACAAATAATACGAATAGGATGCGGGAAAAAAATGGCAGCACCagaaaaagaaacaaaataaattcgatattttttcttaatttaaaaaaaaaaaaattacctCATCTTTTAGCTTTTCATAGCGAAGACTGTGAATATTGTAATAGTATGGAGCCACTACTAAAAAAACTAAAGGATGAAGAAGGCattgaatttttaaaattagaAATGTATGAAAactcatataattttgaattattacAACAATTagattataataatttatgtgGTGGATTGCcatattattacaatttGAAAACTCATTATAACATTTGTGGAGCAACTACTTATCATAACCTTAGAAAATGGGCTTTCGATAAAAAGTGCAA